The Mercenaria mercenaria strain notata chromosome 10, MADL_Memer_1, whole genome shotgun sequence genome contains a region encoding:
- the LOC123565518 gene encoding uncharacterized protein LOC123565518, producing the protein MRKKQVKPTKVEGHYRRYSPESLLKAFEAVKEKKVPVKRAARQFDVPENTLRDRVKGRIDAKNFCIGGETTLSREEEEVLVEHVEVMGQLGYGYTNTKLQQIAGELAYEMGKKKTNKAMSNNWLYGFMNRWQKRLVSLSPRSLDSYRAKCSTPEAVSSYFRNLQDTLKRYDLLDKPQNIYNLDETGLQPDHRPPNIIAKLNSKPQAITSPRSTTTTLIGCVNAIGNYVPPFFVFKGKRFNPDLMESTSSGARGEMSESGWSNGDIFKKYLTEHFLPYARAGADTSQPILIIFDGHSSHISPSLIKWARSQNIILFVLPAHTSHILQPLDVSLFGPFKSFYYSGCASFMQENVGKTITRFDMARLACKAYLKSMSPLNIQAGFRKTGIYPLSQDVITMEKLFPAEGFREENPTDKVKALKAGKEAVEEFVKLKLEPRNQAMTEAKDQSVCPTCKCSSEVQKKQTKPKPSGRAITEDSYLTELEDPKPSTSGTHISKPVTEIDKEVSDTEFEEEIPEEELCCICKKWSPPNLADHPGIKLINWAYCDRCTHCVHLAFCSSVRVVRRHTSFLCPCCEA; encoded by the exons ATGCGTAAAAAACAG GTGAAACCAACTAAAGTTGAGGGACACTATCGAAGATATTCCCCTGAATCACTGCTAAAGGCTTTTGAAGCTGTGAAAGAGAAGAAAGTGCCTGTAAAGAGAGCTGCTAGACAGTTTGATGTTCCTGAAAATACCCTAAGAGATCGTGTTAAGGGTCGGATTGATGCAAAGAATTTCTGTATCGGGGGAGAAACTACTCTTAGCAGAGAAGAAGAGGAGGTTTTAGTGgaacatgtagaagttatgggaCAGCTGGGATATGGTTACACAAACACAAAGTTACAGCAGATAGCAGGAGAGTTAGCATATGAAATGGGAAAGAAGAAAACGAACAAAGCAATGAGCAATAACTGGCTGTATGGTTTCATGAATAGATGGCAGAAAAGGTTGGTTTCATTGTCCCCAAGAAGTTTGGACAGCTACAGGGCAAAATGTTCAACACCAGAAGCAGTGTCATCCTACTTCCGTAATCTTCAGGACACTTTAAAAAGATACGATCTCCTAGATAAGCCACAGAATATTTATAACCTGGATGAAACAGGATTACAGCCTGACCATAGACCACCTAACATCATAGCAAAACTTAACAGCAAACCTCAGGCAATAACATCTCCACGCTCAACGACAACTACACTAATTGGTTGTGTGAATGCTATTGGGAATTATGTCCCACCTTTCTTTGTTTTCAAGGGAAAACGATTTAATCCAGACTTAATGGAGAGTACATCATCCGGAGCAAGGGGAGAAATGTCAGAGTCTGGCTGGTCAAATGgtgacatttttaagaaatatctCACAGAACACTTTCTACCGTATGCAAGAGCAGGAGCAGACACCTCACAGCCAATACTGATTATCTTTGATGGTCATTCATCACACATTTCACCATCTTTAATCAAATGGGCAAGGTCACAGAACATCATACTCTTCGTTTTGCCAGCACATACATCACATATACTCCAACCATTAGACGTCTCTCTTTTTGGCCCCTTCAAGTCATTTTATTACTCAGGGTGCGCATCATTCATGCAGGAGAACGTTGGTAAGACCATAACCAGATTTGATATGGCCAGACTTgcatgtaaagcatatctaaagtCAATGTCTCCACTAAATATCCAAGCTGGCTTCAGGAAAACTGGAATTTACCCTCTCTCACAAGATGTAATTACCATGGAAAAGCTATTCCCAGCAGaaggattcagagaagaaaatccAACGGATAAAGTAAAGGCCCTCAAGGCAGGAAAGGAAGCCGTAGAAGAATTCGTTAAACTTAAACTGGAGCCTAGAAATCAAGCTATGACTGAAGCCAAAGATCAAAGTGTATGTCCCACTTGTAAGTGTTCATCTGAAGTCCAGAAGAAACAAACCAAACCAAAACCCAGTGGCAGAGCCATAACCGAGGACAGTTACCTGACAGAGTTGGAAGa TCCCAAGCCATCTACAAGTGGAACACACATATCCAAGCCAGTAACAGAGATAGACAAGGAAGTGTCAGATACAGAGTTTGAAGAAGAGATACCAGAGGAAGAGCTTTGCTGCATATGCAAGAAATGGTCACCTCCAAATCTGGCTGATCATCCTGGAATTAAACTTATCAACTGGGCTTACTGTGACAGATGTACCCACTGTGTTCACCTAGCTTTCTGCTCATCTGTGAGGGTTGTGAGACGACATACCTCGTTTTTATGTCCATGCTGTGAAGCATAA